In a genomic window of Passer domesticus isolate bPasDom1 chromosome 3, bPasDom1.hap1, whole genome shotgun sequence:
- the SYNCRIP gene encoding heterogeneous nuclear ribonucleoprotein Q isoform X3 codes for MATEHVNGNGTEEPMDTSAAVTHSEHFQTLLDAGLPQKVAEKLDEIYVAGLVAHSDLDERAIEALKEFNEEGALAVLQQFKDSDLSHVQNKSAFLCGVMKTYRQREKQGTKVADSSKGPDEAKIKALLERTGYTLDVTTGQRKYGGPPPESVYSGQQPSVGTEIFVGKIPRDLFEDELVPLFEKAGPIWDLRLMMDPLTGLNRGYAFVTFCTKEAAQEAVKLYNNHEIRSGKHIGVCISVANNRLFVGSIPKSKTKEQIVEEFSKVTEGLTDVILYHQPDDKKKNRGFCFLEYEDHKTAAQARRRLMSGKVKVWGNVVTVEWADPIEDPDPEVMAKVKVLFVRNLANTVTEEILEKAFSQFGKLERVKKLKDYAFIHFDERDGAVKAMEEMNGKDLEGENIEIVFAKPPDQKRKERKAQRQAAKNQMYDDYYYYGPPHMPPPTRGRGRGGRGGYGYPPDYYGYEDYYDYYGYDYHNYRGGYEDPYYGYEDFQVGARGRGGRGARGAAPSRGRGAAPPRGRAGYAQRGGPGSARGVRGARGGAQQQRGRGQGKGVEAGPDLLQ; via the exons ATGGCTACTGAACATGTTAATGGGAATGGTACTGAAGAGCCCATGGATACTTCTGCTGCAGTTACCCATTCTGAGCATTTCCAGACATTGCTTGATGCTGGTTTACCACAGAAAGTTGCTGAAAAACTAGATGAAATTTACGTTGCAG gCCTAGTTGCACATAGTGATCTAGATGAAAGAGCTATTGAAGCTTTAAAGGAATTCAATGAAGAAGGTGCACTGGCAGTGCTTCAGCAGTTTAAAGACAGTGATCTCTCACATGTTCAG AACAAAAGTGCCTTTTTATGTGGAGTCATGAAGACATACAGGCAGAGGGAAAAACAGGGGACCAAGGTGGCAGATTCTAGCAAAGGACCAGATGAGGCAAAAATTAAG GCACTCTTGGAGAGAACTGGCTACACTCTTGATGTGACTACTGGACAGAGGAAATATGGTGGACCTCCTCCAGAGTCTGTATATTCTGGACAGCAACCTTCTGTTGGTACAGAG ATATTTGTGGGCAAGATTCCGAGAGATTTGTTTGAAGATGAACTTGTTCCATTATTTGAGAAAGCCGGACCTATATGGGATCTGCGCTTAATGATGGATCCACTAACTGGTCTAAACAGAGGATATGCTTTTGTCACTTTTTGTACTAaagaagcagctcaggaagctGTTAAACTG TACAACAACCATGAAATTCGGTCTGGAAAACACATTGGTGTATGCATCTCTGTTGCCAATAATAGGCTTTTTGTTGGCTCGATTCCTAAGAGTAAAACCAAGGAGCAAATTGTTGAAGAATTCAGCAAAGTAACAG agGGTCTTACAGATGTCATATTGTATCATCAGCCTGATGATAAGAAAAAGAACCGGGGTTTCTGCTTTCTTGAATATGAAGATCATAAAACTGCTGCTCAGGCCAGACGTAGGCTAATGAGTGGCAAAGTGAAAGTCTGGGGAAATGTTGTTACAGTGGAATGGGCTGACCCTATAGAAGACCCAGATCCTGAAGTCATGGCAAAG GTAAAAGTTTTGTTTGTACGCAATCTTGCCAATACCGTAACAGAGGAGATTCTAGAAAAGGCCTTCAGTCAATTTGGAAAGCTAGAACGAGTGAAGAAACTAAAAGACTATGCTTTCATTCATTTTGATGAACGGGATGGTGCTGTAAAG GCAATGGAAGAAATGAATGGCAAAGATTTAGAGGGAGAAAACATTGAAATTGTTTTTGCTAAGCCACCAGatcaaaaaaggaaagaacGGAAAGCTCAGAGACAAGCGGCTAAAAATCAGAT GTATGATGATTACTACTATTATGGTCCACCTCATATGCCCCCTCCAACAAGAGGTCGAGGCCGAGGAGGTAGAGGTGGTTACGGATATCCCCCTGACTATTATGGATATGAAGATTATTATGATTATTATGGCTATGACTACCATAACTATCGTGGAGGATATGAAGATCCTTACTATGGTTATGAAGATTTTCAAGTTGGAGCTAGAGGAAGGGGTGGTAGAGGAGCAAGGGGTGCTGCTCCATCCAGAGGTCGCGGGGCTGCTCCTCCCCGTGGCAGAGCCGGTTATGCACAGAGAGGTGGTCCTGGATCAGCAAGAGGCGTTCGTGGTGCGAGAGGAGGTGCCCAGCAACAAAGAGGCCGCGGG CAGGGAAAAGGGGTCGAGGCCGGTCCTGACCTGTTACAATGA
- the SYNCRIP gene encoding heterogeneous nuclear ribonucleoprotein Q isoform X4, translated as MATEHVNGNGTEEPMDTSAAVTHSEHFQTLLDAGLPQKVAEKLDEIYVAGLVAHSDLDERAIEALKEFNEEGALAVLQQFKDSDLSHVQNKSAFLCGVMKTYRQREKQGTKVADSSKGPDEAKIKALLERTGYTLDVTTGQRKYGGPPPESVYSGQQPSVGTEIFVGKIPRDLFEDELVPLFEKAGPIWDLRLMMDPLTGLNRGYAFVTFCTKEAAQEAVKLYNNHEIRSGKHIGVCISVANNRLFVGSIPKSKTKEQIVEEFSKVTEGLTDVILYHQPDDKKKNRGFCFLEYEDHKTAAQARRRLMSGKVKVWGNVVTVEWADPIEDPDPEVMAKVKVLFVRNLANTVTEEILEKAFSQFGKLERVKKLKDYAFIHFDERDGAVKAMEEMNGKDLEGENIEIVFAKPPDQKRKERKAQRQAAKNQMYDDYYYYGPPHMPPPTRGRGRGGRGGYGYPPDYYGYEDYYDYYGYDYHNYRGGYEDPYYGYEDFQVGARGRGGRGARGAAPSRGRGAAPPRGRAGYAQRGGPGSARGVRGARGGAQQQRGRGGKGVEAGPDLLQ; from the exons ATGGCTACTGAACATGTTAATGGGAATGGTACTGAAGAGCCCATGGATACTTCTGCTGCAGTTACCCATTCTGAGCATTTCCAGACATTGCTTGATGCTGGTTTACCACAGAAAGTTGCTGAAAAACTAGATGAAATTTACGTTGCAG gCCTAGTTGCACATAGTGATCTAGATGAAAGAGCTATTGAAGCTTTAAAGGAATTCAATGAAGAAGGTGCACTGGCAGTGCTTCAGCAGTTTAAAGACAGTGATCTCTCACATGTTCAG AACAAAAGTGCCTTTTTATGTGGAGTCATGAAGACATACAGGCAGAGGGAAAAACAGGGGACCAAGGTGGCAGATTCTAGCAAAGGACCAGATGAGGCAAAAATTAAG GCACTCTTGGAGAGAACTGGCTACACTCTTGATGTGACTACTGGACAGAGGAAATATGGTGGACCTCCTCCAGAGTCTGTATATTCTGGACAGCAACCTTCTGTTGGTACAGAG ATATTTGTGGGCAAGATTCCGAGAGATTTGTTTGAAGATGAACTTGTTCCATTATTTGAGAAAGCCGGACCTATATGGGATCTGCGCTTAATGATGGATCCACTAACTGGTCTAAACAGAGGATATGCTTTTGTCACTTTTTGTACTAaagaagcagctcaggaagctGTTAAACTG TACAACAACCATGAAATTCGGTCTGGAAAACACATTGGTGTATGCATCTCTGTTGCCAATAATAGGCTTTTTGTTGGCTCGATTCCTAAGAGTAAAACCAAGGAGCAAATTGTTGAAGAATTCAGCAAAGTAACAG agGGTCTTACAGATGTCATATTGTATCATCAGCCTGATGATAAGAAAAAGAACCGGGGTTTCTGCTTTCTTGAATATGAAGATCATAAAACTGCTGCTCAGGCCAGACGTAGGCTAATGAGTGGCAAAGTGAAAGTCTGGGGAAATGTTGTTACAGTGGAATGGGCTGACCCTATAGAAGACCCAGATCCTGAAGTCATGGCAAAG GTAAAAGTTTTGTTTGTACGCAATCTTGCCAATACCGTAACAGAGGAGATTCTAGAAAAGGCCTTCAGTCAATTTGGAAAGCTAGAACGAGTGAAGAAACTAAAAGACTATGCTTTCATTCATTTTGATGAACGGGATGGTGCTGTAAAG GCAATGGAAGAAATGAATGGCAAAGATTTAGAGGGAGAAAACATTGAAATTGTTTTTGCTAAGCCACCAGatcaaaaaaggaaagaacGGAAAGCTCAGAGACAAGCGGCTAAAAATCAGAT GTATGATGATTACTACTATTATGGTCCACCTCATATGCCCCCTCCAACAAGAGGTCGAGGCCGAGGAGGTAGAGGTGGTTACGGATATCCCCCTGACTATTATGGATATGAAGATTATTATGATTATTATGGCTATGACTACCATAACTATCGTGGAGGATATGAAGATCCTTACTATGGTTATGAAGATTTTCAAGTTGGAGCTAGAGGAAGGGGTGGTAGAGGAGCAAGGGGTGCTGCTCCATCCAGAGGTCGCGGGGCTGCTCCTCCCCGTGGCAGAGCCGGTTATGCACAGAGAGGTGGTCCTGGATCAGCAAGAGGCGTTCGTGGTGCGAGAGGAGGTGCCCAGCAACAAAGAGGCCGCGGG GGAAAAGGGGTCGAGGCCGGTCCTGACCTGTTACAATGA
- the SYNCRIP gene encoding heterogeneous nuclear ribonucleoprotein Q isoform X2: MATEHVNGNGTEEPMDTSAAVTHSEHFQTLLDAGLPQKVAEKLDEIYVAGLVAHSDLDERAIEALKEFNEEGALAVLQQFKDSDLSHVQNKSAFLCGVMKTYRQREKQGTKVADSSKGPDEAKIKALLERTGYTLDVTTGQRKYGGPPPESVYSGQQPSVGTEIFVGKIPRDLFEDELVPLFEKAGPIWDLRLMMDPLTGLNRGYAFVTFCTKEAAQEAVKLYNNHEIRSGKHIGVCISVANNRLFVGSIPKSKTKEQIVEEFSKVTEGLTDVILYHQPDDKKKNRGFCFLEYEDHKTAAQARRRLMSGKVKVWGNVVTVEWADPIEDPDPEVMAKVKVLFVRNLANTVTEEILEKAFSQFGKLERVKKLKDYAFIHFDERDGAVKAMEEMNGKDLEGENIEIVFAKPPDQKRKERKAQRQAAKNQMYDDYYYYGPPHMPPPTRGRGRGGRGGYGYPPDYYGYEDYYDYYGYDYHNYRGGYEDPYYGYEDFQVGARGRGGRGARGAAPSRGRGAAPPRGRAGYAQRGGPGSARGVRGARGGAQQQRGRGVRGARGGRGGNVGGKRKADGYNQPDSKRRQTNNQNWGSQPIAQQPLQGKRGRGRS; encoded by the exons ATGGCTACTGAACATGTTAATGGGAATGGTACTGAAGAGCCCATGGATACTTCTGCTGCAGTTACCCATTCTGAGCATTTCCAGACATTGCTTGATGCTGGTTTACCACAGAAAGTTGCTGAAAAACTAGATGAAATTTACGTTGCAG gCCTAGTTGCACATAGTGATCTAGATGAAAGAGCTATTGAAGCTTTAAAGGAATTCAATGAAGAAGGTGCACTGGCAGTGCTTCAGCAGTTTAAAGACAGTGATCTCTCACATGTTCAG AACAAAAGTGCCTTTTTATGTGGAGTCATGAAGACATACAGGCAGAGGGAAAAACAGGGGACCAAGGTGGCAGATTCTAGCAAAGGACCAGATGAGGCAAAAATTAAG GCACTCTTGGAGAGAACTGGCTACACTCTTGATGTGACTACTGGACAGAGGAAATATGGTGGACCTCCTCCAGAGTCTGTATATTCTGGACAGCAACCTTCTGTTGGTACAGAG ATATTTGTGGGCAAGATTCCGAGAGATTTGTTTGAAGATGAACTTGTTCCATTATTTGAGAAAGCCGGACCTATATGGGATCTGCGCTTAATGATGGATCCACTAACTGGTCTAAACAGAGGATATGCTTTTGTCACTTTTTGTACTAaagaagcagctcaggaagctGTTAAACTG TACAACAACCATGAAATTCGGTCTGGAAAACACATTGGTGTATGCATCTCTGTTGCCAATAATAGGCTTTTTGTTGGCTCGATTCCTAAGAGTAAAACCAAGGAGCAAATTGTTGAAGAATTCAGCAAAGTAACAG agGGTCTTACAGATGTCATATTGTATCATCAGCCTGATGATAAGAAAAAGAACCGGGGTTTCTGCTTTCTTGAATATGAAGATCATAAAACTGCTGCTCAGGCCAGACGTAGGCTAATGAGTGGCAAAGTGAAAGTCTGGGGAAATGTTGTTACAGTGGAATGGGCTGACCCTATAGAAGACCCAGATCCTGAAGTCATGGCAAAG GTAAAAGTTTTGTTTGTACGCAATCTTGCCAATACCGTAACAGAGGAGATTCTAGAAAAGGCCTTCAGTCAATTTGGAAAGCTAGAACGAGTGAAGAAACTAAAAGACTATGCTTTCATTCATTTTGATGAACGGGATGGTGCTGTAAAG GCAATGGAAGAAATGAATGGCAAAGATTTAGAGGGAGAAAACATTGAAATTGTTTTTGCTAAGCCACCAGatcaaaaaaggaaagaacGGAAAGCTCAGAGACAAGCGGCTAAAAATCAGAT GTATGATGATTACTACTATTATGGTCCACCTCATATGCCCCCTCCAACAAGAGGTCGAGGCCGAGGAGGTAGAGGTGGTTACGGATATCCCCCTGACTATTATGGATATGAAGATTATTATGATTATTATGGCTATGACTACCATAACTATCGTGGAGGATATGAAGATCCTTACTATGGTTATGAAGATTTTCAAGTTGGAGCTAGAGGAAGGGGTGGTAGAGGAGCAAGGGGTGCTGCTCCATCCAGAGGTCGCGGGGCTGCTCCTCCCCGTGGCAGAGCCGGTTATGCACAGAGAGGTGGTCCTGGATCAGCAAGAGGCGTTCGTGGTGCGAGAGGAGGTGCCCAGCAACAAAGAGGCCGCGGGGTACGTGGTGCGAGGGGTGGCCGCGGTGGAAATGTAGGAGGAAAGCGCAAAGCTGATGGGTACAACCAGCCAGATTCCAAGCGGCGCCAGACCAATAATCAGAACTGGGGCTCCCAACCCATTGCTCAGCAACCGCTCCAAG GGAAAAGGGGTCGAGGCCGGTCCTGA
- the SYNCRIP gene encoding heterogeneous nuclear ribonucleoprotein Q isoform X1, protein MATEHVNGNGTEEPMDTSAAVTHSEHFQTLLDAGLPQKVAEKLDEIYVAGLVAHSDLDERAIEALKEFNEEGALAVLQQFKDSDLSHVQNKSAFLCGVMKTYRQREKQGTKVADSSKGPDEAKIKALLERTGYTLDVTTGQRKYGGPPPESVYSGQQPSVGTEIFVGKIPRDLFEDELVPLFEKAGPIWDLRLMMDPLTGLNRGYAFVTFCTKEAAQEAVKLYNNHEIRSGKHIGVCISVANNRLFVGSIPKSKTKEQIVEEFSKVTEGLTDVILYHQPDDKKKNRGFCFLEYEDHKTAAQARRRLMSGKVKVWGNVVTVEWADPIEDPDPEVMAKVKVLFVRNLANTVTEEILEKAFSQFGKLERVKKLKDYAFIHFDERDGAVKAMEEMNGKDLEGENIEIVFAKPPDQKRKERKAQRQAAKNQMYDDYYYYGPPHMPPPTRGRGRGGRGGYGYPPDYYGYEDYYDYYGYDYHNYRGGYEDPYYGYEDFQVGARGRGGRGARGAAPSRGRGAAPPRGRAGYAQRGGPGSARGVRGARGGAQQQRGRGVRGARGGRGGNVGGKRKADGYNQPDSKRRQTNNQNWGSQPIAQQPLQAGKRGRGRS, encoded by the exons ATGGCTACTGAACATGTTAATGGGAATGGTACTGAAGAGCCCATGGATACTTCTGCTGCAGTTACCCATTCTGAGCATTTCCAGACATTGCTTGATGCTGGTTTACCACAGAAAGTTGCTGAAAAACTAGATGAAATTTACGTTGCAG gCCTAGTTGCACATAGTGATCTAGATGAAAGAGCTATTGAAGCTTTAAAGGAATTCAATGAAGAAGGTGCACTGGCAGTGCTTCAGCAGTTTAAAGACAGTGATCTCTCACATGTTCAG AACAAAAGTGCCTTTTTATGTGGAGTCATGAAGACATACAGGCAGAGGGAAAAACAGGGGACCAAGGTGGCAGATTCTAGCAAAGGACCAGATGAGGCAAAAATTAAG GCACTCTTGGAGAGAACTGGCTACACTCTTGATGTGACTACTGGACAGAGGAAATATGGTGGACCTCCTCCAGAGTCTGTATATTCTGGACAGCAACCTTCTGTTGGTACAGAG ATATTTGTGGGCAAGATTCCGAGAGATTTGTTTGAAGATGAACTTGTTCCATTATTTGAGAAAGCCGGACCTATATGGGATCTGCGCTTAATGATGGATCCACTAACTGGTCTAAACAGAGGATATGCTTTTGTCACTTTTTGTACTAaagaagcagctcaggaagctGTTAAACTG TACAACAACCATGAAATTCGGTCTGGAAAACACATTGGTGTATGCATCTCTGTTGCCAATAATAGGCTTTTTGTTGGCTCGATTCCTAAGAGTAAAACCAAGGAGCAAATTGTTGAAGAATTCAGCAAAGTAACAG agGGTCTTACAGATGTCATATTGTATCATCAGCCTGATGATAAGAAAAAGAACCGGGGTTTCTGCTTTCTTGAATATGAAGATCATAAAACTGCTGCTCAGGCCAGACGTAGGCTAATGAGTGGCAAAGTGAAAGTCTGGGGAAATGTTGTTACAGTGGAATGGGCTGACCCTATAGAAGACCCAGATCCTGAAGTCATGGCAAAG GTAAAAGTTTTGTTTGTACGCAATCTTGCCAATACCGTAACAGAGGAGATTCTAGAAAAGGCCTTCAGTCAATTTGGAAAGCTAGAACGAGTGAAGAAACTAAAAGACTATGCTTTCATTCATTTTGATGAACGGGATGGTGCTGTAAAG GCAATGGAAGAAATGAATGGCAAAGATTTAGAGGGAGAAAACATTGAAATTGTTTTTGCTAAGCCACCAGatcaaaaaaggaaagaacGGAAAGCTCAGAGACAAGCGGCTAAAAATCAGAT GTATGATGATTACTACTATTATGGTCCACCTCATATGCCCCCTCCAACAAGAGGTCGAGGCCGAGGAGGTAGAGGTGGTTACGGATATCCCCCTGACTATTATGGATATGAAGATTATTATGATTATTATGGCTATGACTACCATAACTATCGTGGAGGATATGAAGATCCTTACTATGGTTATGAAGATTTTCAAGTTGGAGCTAGAGGAAGGGGTGGTAGAGGAGCAAGGGGTGCTGCTCCATCCAGAGGTCGCGGGGCTGCTCCTCCCCGTGGCAGAGCCGGTTATGCACAGAGAGGTGGTCCTGGATCAGCAAGAGGCGTTCGTGGTGCGAGAGGAGGTGCCCAGCAACAAAGAGGCCGCGGGGTACGTGGTGCGAGGGGTGGCCGCGGTGGAAATGTAGGAGGAAAGCGCAAAGCTGATGGGTACAACCAGCCAGATTCCAAGCGGCGCCAGACCAATAATCAGAACTGGGGCTCCCAACCCATTGCTCAGCAACCGCTCCAAG CAGGGAAAAGGGGTCGAGGCCGGTCCTGA
- the SYNCRIP gene encoding heterogeneous nuclear ribonucleoprotein Q isoform X5 — translation MATEHVNGNGTEEPMDTSAAVTHSEHFQTLLDAGLPQKVAEKLDEIYVAGLVAHSDLDERAIEALKEFNEEGALAVLQQFKDSDLSHVQNKSAFLCGVMKTYRQREKQGTKVADSSKGPDEAKIKALLERTGYTLDVTTGQRKYGGPPPESVYSGQQPSVGTEIFVGKIPRDLFEDELVPLFEKAGPIWDLRLMMDPLTGLNRGYAFVTFCTKEAAQEAVKLYNNHEIRSGKHIGVCISVANNRLFVGSIPKSKTKEQIVEEFSKVTEGLTDVILYHQPDDKKKNRGFCFLEYEDHKTAAQARRRLMSGKVKVWGNVVTVEWADPIEDPDPEVMAKVKVLFVRNLANTVTEEILEKAFSQFGKLERVKKLKDYAFIHFDERDGAVKAMEEMNGKDLEGENIEIVFAKPPDQKRKERKAQRQAAKNQMYDDYYYYGPPHMPPPTRGRGRGGRGGYGYPPDYYGYEDYYDYYGYDYHNYRGGYEDPYYGYEDFQVGARGRGGRGARGAAPSRGRGAAPPRGRAGYAQRGGPGSARGVRGARGGAQQQRGRGVRGARGGRGGNVGGKRKADGYNQPDSKRRQTNNQNWGSQPIAQQPLQGGDHSGNYGYKSENQEFYQDSFGQQWK, via the exons ATGGCTACTGAACATGTTAATGGGAATGGTACTGAAGAGCCCATGGATACTTCTGCTGCAGTTACCCATTCTGAGCATTTCCAGACATTGCTTGATGCTGGTTTACCACAGAAAGTTGCTGAAAAACTAGATGAAATTTACGTTGCAG gCCTAGTTGCACATAGTGATCTAGATGAAAGAGCTATTGAAGCTTTAAAGGAATTCAATGAAGAAGGTGCACTGGCAGTGCTTCAGCAGTTTAAAGACAGTGATCTCTCACATGTTCAG AACAAAAGTGCCTTTTTATGTGGAGTCATGAAGACATACAGGCAGAGGGAAAAACAGGGGACCAAGGTGGCAGATTCTAGCAAAGGACCAGATGAGGCAAAAATTAAG GCACTCTTGGAGAGAACTGGCTACACTCTTGATGTGACTACTGGACAGAGGAAATATGGTGGACCTCCTCCAGAGTCTGTATATTCTGGACAGCAACCTTCTGTTGGTACAGAG ATATTTGTGGGCAAGATTCCGAGAGATTTGTTTGAAGATGAACTTGTTCCATTATTTGAGAAAGCCGGACCTATATGGGATCTGCGCTTAATGATGGATCCACTAACTGGTCTAAACAGAGGATATGCTTTTGTCACTTTTTGTACTAaagaagcagctcaggaagctGTTAAACTG TACAACAACCATGAAATTCGGTCTGGAAAACACATTGGTGTATGCATCTCTGTTGCCAATAATAGGCTTTTTGTTGGCTCGATTCCTAAGAGTAAAACCAAGGAGCAAATTGTTGAAGAATTCAGCAAAGTAACAG agGGTCTTACAGATGTCATATTGTATCATCAGCCTGATGATAAGAAAAAGAACCGGGGTTTCTGCTTTCTTGAATATGAAGATCATAAAACTGCTGCTCAGGCCAGACGTAGGCTAATGAGTGGCAAAGTGAAAGTCTGGGGAAATGTTGTTACAGTGGAATGGGCTGACCCTATAGAAGACCCAGATCCTGAAGTCATGGCAAAG GTAAAAGTTTTGTTTGTACGCAATCTTGCCAATACCGTAACAGAGGAGATTCTAGAAAAGGCCTTCAGTCAATTTGGAAAGCTAGAACGAGTGAAGAAACTAAAAGACTATGCTTTCATTCATTTTGATGAACGGGATGGTGCTGTAAAG GCAATGGAAGAAATGAATGGCAAAGATTTAGAGGGAGAAAACATTGAAATTGTTTTTGCTAAGCCACCAGatcaaaaaaggaaagaacGGAAAGCTCAGAGACAAGCGGCTAAAAATCAGAT GTATGATGATTACTACTATTATGGTCCACCTCATATGCCCCCTCCAACAAGAGGTCGAGGCCGAGGAGGTAGAGGTGGTTACGGATATCCCCCTGACTATTATGGATATGAAGATTATTATGATTATTATGGCTATGACTACCATAACTATCGTGGAGGATATGAAGATCCTTACTATGGTTATGAAGATTTTCAAGTTGGAGCTAGAGGAAGGGGTGGTAGAGGAGCAAGGGGTGCTGCTCCATCCAGAGGTCGCGGGGCTGCTCCTCCCCGTGGCAGAGCCGGTTATGCACAGAGAGGTGGTCCTGGATCAGCAAGAGGCGTTCGTGGTGCGAGAGGAGGTGCCCAGCAACAAAGAGGCCGCGGGGTACGTGGTGCGAGGGGTGGCCGCGGTGGAAATGTAGGAGGAAAGCGCAAAGCTGATGGGTACAACCAGCCAGATTCCAAGCGGCGCCAGACCAATAATCAGAACTGGGGCTCCCAACCCATTGCTCAGCAACCGCTCCAAGGTGGTGATCATTCTGGTAACTATGGTTACAAATCTGAAAACCAGGAGTTTTATCAGGATTCTTTTGGGCAACAGTGGAAATAG